A genomic window from Vagococcus sp. CY52-2 includes:
- a CDS encoding DNA topology modulation protein has translation MKKMIVIGSPGTGKSTIAKQLADSLAINLYHLDKLFWKPHWKMSTKAEQREILYDIVKQNFWIIDGNYSSTLDIRIREADTIIYLKRSRLTCLYHVFKRFIRYRGKTRPDMQENCPEKLDWAFIRWVWQFPKNHEPLIEEHLKDLTSEQTLIKLMNQKEIDDFLNSLENM, from the coding sequence ATGAAAAAAATGATAGTCATAGGTTCTCCTGGTACAGGAAAAAGTACCATAGCAAAACAATTAGCGGATAGTTTAGCAATAAACTTATATCATTTAGATAAATTGTTTTGGAAACCACACTGGAAGATGAGTACAAAAGCAGAGCAACGAGAGATATTATATGATATAGTTAAGCAAAATTTTTGGATTATTGATGGAAATTATAGTAGTACGTTAGATATTCGAATAAGAGAAGCAGATACCATCATTTATTTAAAACGTTCAAGACTGACTTGTTTGTATCATGTGTTCAAACGTTTTATTCGTTACCGAGGAAAAACGCGTCCTGATATGCAAGAAAATTGCCCAGAGAAATTAGATTGGGCGTTTATCAGATGGGTTTGGCAATTTCCAAAAAATCATGAGCCGTTGATAGAGGAGCATCTTAAGGATTTAACTAGTGAACAAACTTTAATCAAATTAATGAACCAAAAAGAAATAGATGATTTCTTAAATTCTTTAGAAAATATGTGA